From Lysobacter auxotrophicus, the proteins below share one genomic window:
- a CDS encoding phosphomannomutase/phosphoglucomutase: protein MKGLEKGQIAAGAAQLKVLLPVVVALFVLLAAFFAWSGYQLHRDGARRLAISEARNAAVDGAVRALGLEQKQLTDRLAAPTLQAALTAGDLGAASQELGKGWNGASDAAILPLDLAAEYAALPKGGYGRLGVIEAAIAADRPVSGLVKHNGGPQLALAAPARVGDRTVGVAYVRLPIARIGVGLQQVDVADDSYLALRQGGYSAIERGDQSLSGGAEALAAKVPGSDLRVAAAVPDVAGGPFGMEALGCFIAAAVFLLLAFFAWRAPKMTARRKGAEQEDEGAVQTLAESIEANPPVQATAPVTAPKPAAPVPSIAIDRGIFRAYDIRGVVGQTLDAGVAELIGHAVGSLMHEKGLTDIVVGRDGRLSGPALVEGLIAGLRKAGRNVIDIGLAPTPVVYFGAYHLRAGSCVSVTGSHNPPDYNGFKIVVGGETLSGDTITDLYARIAEDRLHLGDLGTLVQRDISEDYVQRIASDVQIDRPLRVVVDAGNGVAGEIGPRVLAAIGADVTPLYCDIDGTFPNHHPDPSEPHNLTDLIRMVQRLEADVGIAFDGDGDRLGVVTREGENIFPDRLLMLFAADVLERNPGAVILFDVKCTGRLPGHILRHGGSPLMWKTGHSLIKAKMRETDAELAGEMSGHFFFKERWYGFDDGIYAAARLLEILAAQPRTPSETLSALPNGVSTPEIKVDAPDGDPHSFVEWFRDEAKFEGARLSTIDGLRVDFPDGWGLVRASNTTPVLVMRFDADSPEALARIKADFRAQLLALRPDLALPF, encoded by the coding sequence ATGAAGGGTCTGGAAAAGGGACAAATCGCGGCCGGCGCAGCGCAGCTGAAAGTGCTGCTGCCGGTCGTGGTCGCGCTGTTCGTGCTGCTCGCGGCGTTCTTCGCGTGGAGCGGCTATCAGCTGCATCGCGACGGCGCACGCCGGCTGGCGATCAGCGAAGCGCGCAACGCCGCCGTCGACGGCGCCGTGCGGGCGCTCGGCCTCGAGCAGAAGCAGCTGACCGACCGCCTCGCCGCGCCGACGCTGCAGGCCGCGCTGACGGCGGGTGACCTGGGCGCCGCGTCGCAGGAGCTCGGCAAGGGCTGGAACGGCGCGAGCGATGCCGCGATCCTGCCGCTGGACCTCGCCGCCGAGTACGCGGCGCTGCCCAAGGGCGGGTACGGCCGCCTGGGCGTGATCGAAGCGGCCATCGCCGCTGACCGACCGGTCTCCGGGCTGGTCAAGCACAACGGCGGCCCGCAGCTGGCGCTCGCCGCGCCGGCGCGCGTGGGCGACCGGACGGTGGGCGTCGCTTACGTGCGCCTGCCGATCGCCCGCATCGGCGTTGGCCTGCAGCAGGTCGACGTGGCCGACGACAGCTACCTCGCCCTGCGCCAGGGCGGATACAGCGCGATCGAACGCGGCGACCAGAGCCTGTCCGGCGGTGCCGAAGCGCTGGCCGCGAAGGTCCCGGGCAGCGACCTGCGCGTCGCCGCCGCGGTGCCCGACGTCGCCGGTGGACCGTTCGGGATGGAGGCGCTGGGCTGCTTCATCGCCGCGGCCGTGTTCCTGCTGCTGGCCTTCTTCGCGTGGCGCGCCCCGAAGATGACGGCCCGCCGCAAGGGGGCTGAACAGGAAGATGAAGGAGCCGTTCAGACGCTGGCGGAGAGCATTGAGGCCAATCCCCCCGTCCAGGCAACCGCTCCCGTGACCGCACCCAAGCCCGCAGCCCCCGTTCCTTCCATCGCCATCGATCGCGGCATCTTCCGCGCGTACGACATCCGCGGCGTGGTCGGGCAGACGCTGGATGCGGGCGTGGCGGAGCTGATCGGCCACGCCGTCGGTTCGCTGATGCACGAGAAGGGCCTGACCGACATCGTCGTCGGGCGCGACGGCCGCCTCTCGGGCCCGGCCCTCGTCGAAGGCCTGATTGCCGGCCTGCGCAAGGCCGGCCGCAACGTCATCGACATCGGCCTCGCGCCGACGCCCGTCGTCTATTTCGGCGCCTACCACCTGCGCGCGGGCTCCTGCGTGTCGGTCACCGGCAGCCACAATCCGCCGGACTACAACGGCTTCAAGATCGTCGTGGGCGGCGAGACCCTCTCCGGCGACACCATCACCGACCTCTACGCGCGCATCGCCGAGGACCGTCTGCACCTGGGCGACCTGGGCACGCTGGTCCAGCGCGACATCTCCGAGGACTACGTCCAGCGCATCGCCTCCGACGTGCAGATCGACCGCCCGCTGCGCGTGGTGGTCGATGCCGGCAACGGCGTGGCGGGCGAGATCGGACCGCGCGTGCTGGCCGCGATCGGCGCCGACGTCACGCCGCTGTACTGCGACATCGACGGCACGTTCCCGAACCACCATCCGGACCCGAGCGAGCCGCACAACCTCACCGACCTGATCCGGATGGTGCAGCGCCTGGAAGCGGACGTCGGCATCGCCTTCGATGGCGACGGCGACCGGCTGGGCGTGGTCACGCGCGAAGGCGAGAACATCTTCCCGGACCGCCTGCTGATGCTGTTCGCCGCCGACGTGCTCGAACGCAACCCGGGCGCGGTGATCCTGTTCGACGTGAAGTGCACCGGCCGCCTGCCGGGCCACATCCTGCGCCACGGCGGCAGCCCGCTGATGTGGAAGACGGGGCATTCGCTGATCAAGGCCAAGATGCGCGAGACCGACGCGGAACTCGCCGGCGAGATGAGCGGCCACTTCTTCTTCAAGGAGCGGTGGTACGGCTTCGACGACGGCATCTATGCCGCCGCGCGCCTGCTGGAGATCCTGGCCGCGCAGCCGCGCACGCCGAGCGAAACCCTCAGCGCGCTGCCCAACGGCGTGTCGACGCCGGAAATCAAGGTCGATGCGCCCGACGGCGACCCGCACAGCTTCGTGGAGTGGTTCCGCGACGAGGCGAAGTTCGAGGGCGCGCGCCTGTCGACGATCGACGGCCTGCGCGTGGACTTCCCGGACGGCTGGGGACTGGTGCGCGCGTCCAACACCACGCCGGTGCTGGTGATGCGCTTCGATGCGGATTCGCCGGAAGCGCTGGCCCGGATCAAGGCCGACTTCCGCGCCCAGCTGCTGGCGCTGCGTCCGGACCTCGCGCTGCCGTTCTGA
- the radC gene encoding RadC family protein, translated as MHIREWPPDERPRERLLAFGAKSLSDAQLLAIFLGSGLRGRDAVTTARDLLHEHGPLRALLERPADALAKLPGLGPARACRLAAALELGHRFLGAELERGALLSDPHAAGRYFAQRLRGRPHEVFAVLFLDTRHRALAFEELFHGTIDGAHVHPREVARRALALNAAAAICGHNHPSGNPEPSGSDRVITARLKEALALVDVRLLDHIVIGDGTPVSLAARGWV; from the coding sequence CTGCACATCCGCGAATGGCCGCCGGACGAACGCCCGCGGGAACGGCTGCTCGCCTTCGGCGCGAAGTCGCTTTCGGACGCGCAACTGCTGGCGATTTTCCTCGGCTCGGGACTGCGCGGCCGCGATGCCGTCACCACCGCGCGCGACCTGCTGCACGAGCACGGGCCGCTGCGCGCCCTGCTGGAACGGCCCGCGGACGCGCTGGCGAAGCTGCCCGGGCTCGGCCCCGCGCGCGCGTGCCGTCTCGCCGCCGCGCTGGAACTGGGCCATCGCTTCCTCGGCGCGGAACTGGAACGCGGCGCGCTGCTGAGCGATCCGCACGCGGCCGGACGTTACTTCGCGCAACGCCTGCGTGGTCGGCCGCACGAGGTCTTCGCCGTGCTGTTCCTGGATACGCGGCACCGGGCGCTCGCCTTCGAGGAGCTCTTCCACGGCACGATCGACGGCGCGCACGTCCACCCGCGCGAGGTCGCCCGGCGCGCACTCGCACTGAACGCGGCCGCGGCGATCTGCGGCCACAACCACCCGAGCGGCAACCCCGAGCCCAGCGGCTCCGATCGCGTGATCACCGCCCGCCTGAAGGAAGCGCTCGCCCTGGTCGACGTGCGCCTGCTCGACCACATCGTCATCGGCGACGGGACGCCGGTCTCCCTGGCGGCGCGGGGATGGGTGTGA
- the argS gene encoding arginine--tRNA ligase, which produces MKSTLRALVAQAIDALRAAGTLPADLATPEFVIERPKNAGQGDFSTNAAMLLAKPARSNPRAIAQALVDALPANADLAKVEIAGPGFINFHVDEAAWRRQIGQVLERGADYGRNETGKGHRAGVEYVSANPTGPLHVGHGRAAVIGDCIARVLDANGWSVAREFYYNDAGAQINNLAISVQARAEGRGPEHPDWPEDGYRGDYVKDVAAAYLRGDSVEVEGHVVTGAKDAGDLDAVRQFAVAYLRREQNLDLEAYGVSFDVYFLESSLYTDGKVEETVRELVAHGHTYEEGGALWLRTTDFGDDKDRVMRKSDGTYTYFLPDVAYHLSKWQRGYERAITELGADHHGSLARVRAGLQALDCGIPQGWPEYVLHQMVTVMRGGEEVKLSKRAGSYLTLRDLIDEAGRDAVRWFLIARKPDSQLTFDIDLARSQSLDNPVYYVQVSHARMHGLMRQMKERGLSFDAANGLAQPLDLDDVAARELIATLLRYADVVETAGRDLEPHQIAAYLLELAQTFQTYYNDHQFLVDDANTRDARLVLAMATRQVLANGLELLGVSAPEVM; this is translated from the coding sequence GTGAAATCCACTCTCCGCGCCCTGGTGGCGCAGGCGATCGACGCCCTCCGCGCCGCCGGCACCCTGCCGGCCGACCTCGCCACGCCCGAGTTCGTCATCGAGCGTCCCAAGAACGCAGGCCAGGGCGATTTCTCCACCAATGCCGCCATGCTGCTGGCGAAGCCCGCGCGCTCGAACCCGCGCGCGATCGCGCAGGCGCTGGTGGACGCGCTGCCGGCGAATGCCGATCTGGCGAAGGTCGAGATCGCCGGCCCGGGCTTCATCAACTTCCATGTCGACGAAGCGGCGTGGCGCCGCCAGATCGGTCAGGTGCTGGAACGCGGCGCCGACTACGGCCGCAACGAGACCGGCAAGGGCCATCGTGCCGGCGTGGAATACGTGTCGGCCAACCCCACCGGCCCGCTGCATGTCGGCCACGGCCGCGCGGCGGTGATCGGCGACTGCATCGCGCGCGTGCTCGATGCCAACGGCTGGAGCGTGGCGCGCGAGTTCTACTACAACGACGCCGGCGCGCAGATCAACAACCTCGCCATTTCGGTGCAGGCACGCGCAGAGGGCCGCGGCCCGGAGCATCCGGACTGGCCGGAAGACGGCTATCGCGGGGACTACGTCAAGGACGTCGCGGCGGCGTACCTGCGCGGGGACAGCGTCGAGGTGGAAGGCCACGTCGTCACCGGCGCGAAGGACGCGGGTGATCTCGATGCGGTCCGCCAGTTCGCCGTCGCGTACCTGCGTCGCGAGCAGAACCTGGACCTGGAAGCCTACGGCGTGTCGTTCGACGTGTACTTCCTGGAGTCCTCGCTCTACACCGACGGCAAGGTCGAGGAGACCGTGCGCGAACTCGTCGCACACGGTCACACGTACGAGGAAGGCGGCGCGCTGTGGCTGCGCACGACCGATTTCGGCGACGACAAGGACCGCGTCATGCGCAAGTCCGACGGCACGTACACCTACTTCCTGCCGGACGTCGCGTACCACCTCAGCAAGTGGCAGCGCGGCTACGAGCGCGCGATCACCGAACTGGGCGCCGACCACCACGGCTCGCTCGCCCGCGTGCGCGCCGGCCTGCAGGCGCTGGACTGCGGCATCCCGCAGGGCTGGCCGGAATACGTGCTGCACCAGATGGTCACCGTCATGCGCGGCGGCGAGGAAGTGAAGCTTTCCAAGCGCGCGGGCAGCTATCTCACGCTGCGCGATCTGATCGACGAGGCCGGCCGCGATGCGGTGCGCTGGTTCCTCATCGCGCGCAAGCCCGATTCGCAGCTGACGTTCGACATCGACCTCGCGCGCAGCCAGTCGCTCGACAACCCCGTGTACTACGTGCAGGTCTCGCACGCGCGCATGCACGGCCTGATGCGTCAGATGAAGGAGCGCGGCCTCTCCTTCGACGCCGCGAACGGCCTCGCCCAACCGCTGGACCTGGACGATGTCGCCGCGCGCGAACTCATCGCGACGCTGCTGCGCTACGCCGACGTCGTCGAGACCGCCGGACGCGACCTCGAACCGCACCAGATCGCGGCGTACCTGCTCGAACTGGCGCAGACCTTCCAGACGTACTACA
- the dut gene encoding dUTP diphosphatase: MNHTLELKILDPRFGGEWPLPTYATPASAGLDLRAALEEPLALQPGDAALVPSGLAIHLGDPTMCAVILPRSGLGHKHGIVLGNGTGLIDADYQGPLLISVWNRGREAFTIQPGDRIAQLVILPIVRAELAVVDEFETSARGTGGFGHTGVR; encoded by the coding sequence ATGAACCACACGCTCGAACTGAAGATCCTCGATCCGCGCTTCGGCGGGGAATGGCCGCTGCCGACCTACGCCACGCCGGCCAGCGCGGGCCTGGACCTGCGCGCCGCGCTGGAGGAGCCGCTGGCGCTGCAGCCGGGCGACGCCGCGCTGGTGCCCTCGGGGCTGGCGATCCATCTGGGCGATCCGACGATGTGCGCGGTGATCCTGCCGCGTTCGGGCCTGGGGCATAAGCACGGCATCGTGCTCGGCAACGGCACGGGGCTGATCGACGCCGACTACCAGGGCCCGCTGCTGATCAGCGTGTGGAACCGCGGTCGCGAGGCTTTTACGATCCAGCCGGGGGACCGCATCGCGCAGCTGGTGATCCTGCCGATCGTGCGGGCGGAGCTTGCGGTGGTGGATGAATTCGAAACCAGCGCGCGCGGCACCGGTGGCTTCGGCCATACCGGCGTGCGCTGA
- a CDS encoding GNAT family N-acetyltransferase, with protein MSAVTARVRVEPIVDPDSIVARRVRELRVAPDQYRYVGDTTFNLGDTLRDPMSEAMAVIADDAVVGFYRLDFAPNAVVGRSLGMPSVGLRAFAIDHRQQGRGFGQAAMRACCDDLRERHPEREVLVLTVNCINAPAISAYLKSGFKDTGELFHGGSAGPQHVMLQFLHPHPESRP; from the coding sequence ATGTCCGCCGTCACCGCCCGCGTCCGCGTCGAACCGATCGTGGACCCCGACTCGATCGTGGCCCGCCGCGTGCGCGAACTGCGCGTGGCGCCCGATCAGTACCGCTACGTCGGCGACACCACCTTCAACCTCGGCGACACGCTGCGCGATCCGATGAGCGAAGCGATGGCGGTGATCGCCGACGATGCCGTCGTCGGCTTCTACCGGCTGGATTTCGCGCCCAACGCGGTCGTCGGTCGCTCGCTCGGCATGCCAAGCGTGGGCTTGCGCGCATTCGCCATCGACCATCGGCAGCAGGGCCGCGGCTTTGGCCAGGCGGCGATGCGTGCCTGCTGCGACGACCTGCGCGAACGGCATCCGGAGCGCGAAGTGCTGGTGCTCACGGTCAACTGCATCAACGCGCCGGCGATTTCGGCGTACCTGAAGTCGGGGTTCAAGGACACCGGCGAGCTTTTCCACGGCGGCAGCGCCGGCCCGCAGCACGTGATGCTGCAGTTCCTCCATCCGCACCCAGAGTCCCGTCCATGA
- the pyrE gene encoding orotate phosphoribosyltransferase, with protein MQDHRARFLDLALRADALRFGEFTLKSGRQSPYFFNAGRFDSGVALAGLAACYADAIDAHGVGFDLLFGPAYKGIPLATALACEYARRGRDLPVAFNRKEAKTHGEGGNLIGAPLQGRRVLIVDDVITAGTAIREALGLIRDAGGETAGIVIALDRQEAIDPAKTRRSAAQSVAADHGLPVIAVATLGDLLAFAGGNAELAAQRERLLAYRQAYGSEEAA; from the coding sequence ATCCAAGACCACCGCGCGCGTTTCCTCGATCTCGCCCTGCGCGCCGACGCCCTGCGCTTCGGCGAGTTCACTCTGAAGTCCGGGCGCCAGAGCCCGTATTTCTTCAACGCGGGCCGGTTCGATTCGGGCGTCGCGCTGGCCGGGCTCGCCGCGTGCTACGCCGATGCGATCGACGCGCACGGCGTCGGGTTCGACCTGCTGTTCGGTCCGGCCTACAAGGGCATTCCGCTGGCGACCGCGCTGGCCTGCGAATACGCGCGCCGTGGCCGCGACCTGCCGGTGGCGTTCAACCGCAAGGAAGCCAAGACGCATGGCGAAGGCGGCAACCTGATCGGCGCACCGCTGCAGGGCCGTCGCGTGCTGATCGTCGACGACGTGATCACCGCCGGCACCGCGATCCGCGAGGCGCTCGGACTGATTCGTGACGCAGGTGGCGAAACGGCGGGGATCGTGATTGCGCTCGACCGTCAGGAAGCCATCGACCCGGCCAAAACCCGACGCTCAGCGGCACAATCGGTCGCGGCCGACCATGGCCTGCCCGTCATCGCGGTCGCGACGCTGGGCGACCTGCTTGCCTTCGCCGGCGGCAACGCGGAGCTCGCAGCGCAGCGCGAACGCCTGCTGGCCTACCGCCAGGCCTACGGAAGCGAAGAGGCCGCCTGA